The Amycolatopsis sp. DG1A-15b genome window below encodes:
- a CDS encoding MFS transporter: protein MKGLWGNRDFRLLWTGETTSMLGSMVASTALPLVAVVTLQASTFQVALLTAVAWLPWLVIGLPAGAWVDRLPKRPVMQVCNAVSMAVFGSVPVVAAFGALTMPYLLAAALLGGVAKVFFTLAYRAYLPAIVGEDELLEGNAKLHGSESATQVAGPGLAGLLAQVFGPVSGILADAVSFGVSVLCVRAIRARETVAPRPRTSMRSQIAEGLRFVVRDRYLRSLMTFGAVSNLALTGYSSIQIVFLSRTLGAAPGLVGLVLALAASGGVLGAAAAGRLAARFGAARAWLLCEGFAAPMLLLGPLSEPGWGLVPFVLALFGVCAGVVAANVLVTTFRQQYSPPELFSRINSSMSIVNYGTIPLAGVLGGVLGEAIGIRETLWVAAGMLILALPLLAPYWKLRDFPVRAAGRPPLPQALPM from the coding sequence GTGAAGGGGCTCTGGGGGAACAGGGACTTCCGGCTGCTCTGGACCGGCGAGACCACGAGCATGCTCGGCAGCATGGTCGCGAGCACGGCGTTGCCGCTGGTCGCGGTGGTCACCCTGCAGGCGAGCACCTTCCAGGTCGCCCTGCTGACGGCGGTGGCCTGGCTGCCGTGGCTGGTGATCGGCCTGCCGGCGGGTGCCTGGGTCGACCGGCTGCCGAAGCGCCCGGTGATGCAGGTCTGCAACGCCGTCTCGATGGCGGTGTTCGGCAGCGTCCCGGTCGTGGCCGCCTTCGGGGCGCTGACCATGCCGTACCTGCTGGCCGCGGCCCTGCTGGGTGGGGTCGCCAAGGTGTTCTTCACCCTCGCCTACCGCGCGTACCTGCCGGCCATCGTCGGCGAGGACGAGCTCCTCGAGGGGAATGCGAAGCTGCACGGCAGCGAGTCCGCGACCCAGGTCGCCGGACCGGGCCTGGCCGGGCTGCTGGCCCAGGTGTTCGGCCCGGTCAGCGGCATCCTGGCCGACGCGGTCAGCTTCGGCGTCTCCGTACTGTGCGTGCGGGCGATCCGGGCTCGCGAGACCGTCGCCCCGCGGCCGCGGACGTCGATGCGCAGCCAGATCGCCGAGGGCCTGCGGTTCGTCGTGCGCGATCGGTACCTGCGGTCGTTGATGACCTTCGGCGCTGTCTCGAACCTCGCCCTCACCGGGTACAGCTCGATCCAGATCGTCTTCCTGTCCCGCACGCTGGGCGCCGCTCCCGGCCTGGTTGGGCTGGTCCTGGCGCTGGCCGCGTCGGGCGGAGTGCTCGGCGCGGCTGCGGCCGGACGGCTCGCCGCGCGCTTCGGCGCCGCGCGCGCGTGGCTGCTGTGCGAGGGCTTCGCCGCGCCGATGCTGCTGCTCGGGCCGCTGAGCGAGCCGGGCTGGGGCCTGGTGCCGTTCGTGCTCGCGCTGTTCGGGGTCTGCGCCGGCGTCGTCGCTGCGAACGTGCTGGTCACGACGTTCCGGCAGCAGTATTCCCCGCCCGAGCTGTTCAGCCGGATCAATTCCAGCATGTCGATCGTCAACTACGGCACGATCCCGCTGGCCGGGGTACTCGGGGGCGTGCTGGGCGAAGCGATCGGCATCCGCGAGACGCTCTGGGTGGCCGCGGGGATGCTGATCCTCGCGTTGCCGCTGCTCGCGCCCTACTGGAAGCTGCGGGATTTCCCGGTCAGAGCAGCAGGACGTCCACCTCTTCCCCAAGCGCTGCCGATGTGA
- a CDS encoding helix-turn-helix domain-containing protein — protein sequence MEEKNVREIRDSKALAAIAHPLRRRLLDLLHLDGPATASALAARTDQAVGNISHHLKVLAASELVEEAAELARDRRERWWRRTSSAIKWGAQDFPGDPIAETAEALTLNYQHTVAREWLAKRETYPREWRGALFSIDGWARLSVAELDELNDRIVAVLAEYRDRTPPDDGVERRPVFFAARASLGQP from the coding sequence ATGGAAGAGAAGAACGTCCGTGAGATCCGCGACTCGAAGGCGCTCGCGGCCATCGCGCACCCGCTGCGGCGGCGCCTGCTGGACCTGCTGCACCTCGACGGCCCGGCGACGGCGTCGGCGCTCGCGGCGCGCACCGATCAAGCGGTCGGGAACATCAGCCACCACCTCAAGGTGCTGGCGGCCAGCGAACTCGTCGAGGAGGCGGCCGAGCTGGCCCGTGACCGCAGGGAACGGTGGTGGCGGCGGACCTCCAGCGCCATCAAGTGGGGCGCCCAGGACTTCCCCGGCGACCCGATCGCCGAAACCGCCGAGGCGCTGACCCTCAACTACCAGCACACGGTGGCCCGCGAGTGGCTGGCGAAGCGGGAGACCTACCCCAGGGAGTGGCGGGGCGCGCTGTTCAGCATCGACGGCTGGGCCCGGCTGTCGGTCGCCGAACTGGACGAGCTGAACGACCGGATCGTCGCCGTGCTCGCCGAGTACCGGGACCGCACCCCGCCGGACGACGGCGTCGAGCGCCGTCCGGTCTTCTTCGCCGCGCGGGCTTCGCTGGGCCAGCCGTGA
- a CDS encoding GlsB/YeaQ/YmgE family stress response membrane protein: MGFVAWVIFGAIVGWVANLVVGGRERPRQGCLVSVLVGVVGAALGGLVYRLATRQTRTFDFGFDFPSFGVAILGAVVLLAILRLARGLARRPSDRW, from the coding sequence ATGGGTTTCGTCGCATGGGTGATCTTCGGCGCGATCGTCGGCTGGGTCGCGAACCTGGTCGTCGGCGGACGGGAACGGCCCCGGCAGGGTTGCCTGGTCAGCGTGCTCGTCGGAGTCGTCGGCGCGGCCCTGGGCGGGCTGGTCTACCGGCTCGCGACCCGCCAGACGAGGACGTTCGACTTCGGCTTCGACTTCCCCAGCTTCGGCGTGGCCATCCTCGGCGCGGTCGTGCTACTGGCGATCCTGCGGCTCGCGCGCGGCTTGGCGCGGCGCCCGAGTGACCGTTGGTAA
- a CDS encoding phosphatidylserine decarboxylase → MSGTRPDSAGNPVAHALQLARETLPPMHPAGRPFVAGGVAATLLARRFSKRLGVLGALTTVAMAAFFREPKRVPPPRDGVALASADGLVSLIEEAVPPAELGLPAEPRMRVSVFLSVFDVHVQRVPANGVIERVAYRPGKFLSADLDKASDDNERNSVLMRTEDGHELVVVQIAGLVARRILCEIREGDKVGAASTYGIIRFGSRVDLYLPPGSTVLVSKGQRTVGGETVIAELPAAPAKG, encoded by the coding sequence ATGAGCGGCACCCGGCCGGATTCCGCCGGCAACCCCGTCGCCCACGCCCTCCAGCTCGCCCGCGAGACGCTGCCGCCGATGCACCCCGCCGGTCGCCCGTTCGTGGCGGGCGGCGTCGCCGCGACACTGCTCGCGCGCCGGTTCTCCAAGCGCCTCGGTGTCCTGGGCGCGCTGACGACGGTGGCCATGGCCGCGTTCTTCCGCGAGCCGAAGCGGGTTCCGCCGCCGCGTGACGGCGTCGCGCTCGCCTCGGCTGACGGTCTCGTGTCGCTGATCGAGGAAGCCGTCCCGCCCGCCGAGCTGGGCCTGCCCGCCGAGCCGCGGATGCGGGTCTCGGTGTTCCTCTCGGTGTTCGACGTGCACGTCCAGCGCGTGCCGGCGAACGGCGTGATCGAGCGGGTCGCCTACCGGCCGGGCAAGTTCCTGTCCGCCGACCTGGACAAGGCGAGCGACGACAACGAACGCAACTCCGTGCTCATGCGCACCGAAGACGGCCACGAGCTCGTCGTCGTGCAGATCGCCGGGCTGGTCGCGCGCCGCATCCTCTGCGAGATCCGCGAGGGCGACAAGGTCGGCGCCGCTTCGACGTACGGCATCATCCGGTTCGGCTCGCGAGTCGACCTGTACCTCCCGCCGGGCTCGACGGTGCTGGTCAGCAAGGGCCAGCGCACGGTCGGCGGCGAGACGGTCATCGCCGAGCTCCCTGCCGCGCCCGCGAAAGGCTGA
- the pssA gene encoding CDP-diacylglycerol--serine O-phosphatidyltransferase has translation MVRVTTPGVRLLPNAITVLALCAGLSAVQFALTKNYAMAIASIGIAAVLDSLDGRIARLLDATSKMGAELDSLSDGISFGVAPALVIYVWQTGADRIGWVASLIFAVCMILRLARFNTLLDDTEQPPYASEFFVGVPAPAGGLLGMLPLVAYLQWGEGWWSSQYVVWAWTVAIAALLISRIPTLSLKTVKAPPKAIAPLLLGVALLAAAIIQFPLVALLAAMVLYLAHIPYSIHRHRWLAAHPEAWTVPPSERRAIRRARSPRRLGLRRPLRRRVAGAAMRAVRLPRETVRTPRVTSENGNGQRRRSWRQIGLRRK, from the coding sequence ATGGTCCGCGTGACCACCCCGGGCGTCCGGCTGCTGCCGAACGCCATCACCGTGCTGGCGCTGTGCGCGGGCCTGTCGGCCGTGCAGTTCGCGCTGACCAAGAACTACGCGATGGCGATCGCCTCGATCGGCATCGCGGCGGTGCTCGACAGCCTGGACGGCCGGATCGCCCGCCTGCTCGACGCGACGTCGAAGATGGGCGCGGAGCTGGACTCGCTGTCCGACGGCATCTCGTTCGGCGTCGCCCCGGCGCTGGTGATCTACGTGTGGCAGACCGGCGCGGACCGGATCGGCTGGGTGGCGTCGCTGATCTTCGCCGTCTGCATGATCCTGCGGCTGGCCCGGTTCAACACGCTGCTGGACGACACCGAGCAGCCGCCGTACGCGAGCGAGTTCTTCGTCGGCGTCCCGGCGCCCGCGGGCGGCCTGCTGGGGATGCTGCCGCTGGTGGCGTACCTGCAGTGGGGCGAGGGCTGGTGGTCGTCGCAGTACGTCGTGTGGGCGTGGACGGTCGCCATCGCGGCGCTGCTGATCAGCCGCATCCCGACGCTGTCGCTGAAGACGGTCAAGGCGCCGCCGAAGGCGATCGCGCCGCTGCTGCTCGGCGTCGCCCTGCTGGCGGCGGCGATCATCCAGTTCCCGCTGGTCGCGCTGCTCGCGGCGATGGTGCTGTACCTGGCGCACATCCCGTACTCGATCCACCGGCACCGCTGGCTGGCGGCGCACCCGGAGGCCTGGACGGTCCCGCCGAGCGAGCGCCGCGCCATCCGCCGGGCCCGCTCCCCGCGCCGCCTCGGCCTGCGCCGCCCGCTGCGCCGCCGGGTCGCGGGCGCGGCGATGCGCGCGGTCCGCCTCCCCCGCGAAACCGTCCGGACCCCGCGCGTCACCTCGGAGAACGGCAACGGCCAGCGCCGCCGCTCCTGGCGCCAGATCGGCCTCCGCCGCAAGTAA
- a CDS encoding AAA family ATPase — MSHPQITLTVRHTPSALDTRRGVVRLHPEVLDALGLRAWDAVHLTGARVSAALAAPADETGVPGVVLTDDVTMSNLGVTEGSEVVVTPADVAAAKTVTVAGSRLASVSVSPHMLRLALIGKVLTVGDAVSLLPQDLAPSPGSDPAGLRGQLSRAIGATWTNELLTVTATEPAGTVAVGPSTVVTWRDGARPGTAEPAAPQTATALVRTSAVTAAEEWIDAEVVEDEVAVAVEEAAEPVVPLADLIGAEAAARKLAEWFDLAFQRPELLARLGAPAHLGVLLSGPEGVGKATLVRSVASEAGIRVLPLAAPNLAVLDPNVAVARLREAIRAAGGPSVLLLTDVDALLPATTPPPVATVVLEELRAALRRERFAVVATTARAESADPRLRAADLLDRELGLALPDAKTRRELLNVLLRDVPLDTGIDCGVLAERTPGFVAADLIALRRDAALRAALRQRDTDEPRISQQDLLDALATVRPVSMSTSDNLATGGLTLDDVGNMVDVKQSLTEAVLWPLRYPDSFARLGVEPPRGVLLYGPPGGGKTFLVRALAGTGALNVFAVKGAELMDKWVGESERAVRELFRRAAEAAPALIFLDEIDALAPRRGQSSDSGVADRVVAALLTELDGVEPMREVVVLGATNRPELVDPALLRPGRLERRVYVPPPDAESRAAILAASSKNTPLADDVDLAAVASTLDGYSAADCAALIREAALTAMRESLEAREVTAAHLDAARKTVRPSLDPAQLATLEAYAKTQAGE, encoded by the coding sequence GTGAGCCACCCGCAGATCACGCTGACCGTCCGGCACACGCCGTCGGCGCTGGACACCCGCCGCGGCGTCGTCCGGCTGCATCCCGAAGTCCTCGACGCCTTGGGCCTGCGGGCCTGGGATGCCGTCCACCTCACCGGGGCGCGGGTCAGCGCCGCGCTCGCCGCGCCCGCCGATGAGACCGGCGTGCCCGGGGTGGTGCTCACCGACGACGTCACCATGTCGAACCTGGGCGTCACCGAGGGGTCGGAGGTCGTGGTCACGCCGGCCGACGTCGCCGCGGCGAAGACGGTGACCGTCGCCGGGTCGCGGCTGGCCAGCGTCTCGGTCAGCCCGCACATGCTGCGGCTCGCGCTGATCGGCAAGGTGCTCACCGTCGGGGACGCCGTATCGCTGCTGCCGCAGGACCTCGCGCCGTCGCCGGGGTCGGACCCGGCCGGCCTGCGTGGCCAGCTGTCGCGGGCGATCGGCGCGACCTGGACGAACGAGCTGCTCACCGTCACCGCGACCGAGCCGGCCGGCACCGTGGCCGTCGGACCGTCCACAGTGGTCACCTGGCGGGACGGCGCCCGCCCGGGCACCGCCGAACCGGCCGCGCCCCAGACGGCGACCGCGCTGGTCCGCACCTCCGCCGTCACCGCGGCCGAGGAGTGGATCGACGCCGAAGTCGTCGAAGACGAGGTCGCGGTCGCGGTCGAAGAGGCCGCCGAACCCGTCGTCCCGCTGGCCGACCTGATCGGCGCCGAAGCCGCCGCGCGCAAGCTCGCCGAGTGGTTCGACCTCGCCTTCCAGCGGCCCGAGCTGCTGGCCCGGCTGGGCGCGCCCGCCCACCTGGGCGTCCTGCTGTCCGGCCCGGAAGGTGTCGGCAAGGCGACGCTCGTGCGGTCGGTCGCGAGCGAAGCCGGCATCCGCGTGCTCCCGCTGGCCGCGCCGAACCTCGCCGTGCTGGACCCGAACGTCGCCGTGGCCCGCCTGCGCGAGGCCATCCGCGCCGCCGGCGGCCCCTCGGTCCTCCTGCTCACCGACGTCGACGCGCTGCTGCCCGCGACGACTCCGCCCCCGGTCGCCACCGTCGTGCTGGAAGAGCTGCGGGCAGCCTTGCGGCGCGAGCGCTTCGCCGTCGTCGCGACGACCGCCCGTGCCGAATCGGCCGACCCGCGGCTGCGCGCCGCCGACCTGCTGGACCGCGAGCTCGGCCTCGCCCTCCCGGACGCCAAAACCCGCCGCGAGCTGCTGAACGTCCTGCTCCGCGACGTCCCGCTCGACACCGGCATCGACTGCGGCGTCCTCGCCGAGCGGACGCCCGGCTTCGTCGCCGCGGACCTGATCGCGCTGCGCCGGGACGCCGCGCTGCGGGCGGCGCTGCGCCAGCGCGACACCGACGAGCCGCGCATCTCGCAGCAGGACCTGCTCGACGCGCTGGCCACCGTCCGGCCGGTCTCGATGTCCACTTCGGACAACCTGGCCACCGGCGGGCTGACCCTGGACGACGTCGGCAACATGGTCGACGTCAAGCAGTCCCTCACCGAGGCCGTGCTCTGGCCGCTGCGGTACCCGGACTCGTTCGCCCGGCTCGGCGTCGAACCGCCGCGCGGGGTGCTGCTCTACGGGCCGCCCGGCGGCGGCAAGACGTTCCTCGTGCGGGCGCTGGCCGGCACCGGCGCGCTGAACGTCTTCGCGGTGAAGGGCGCCGAGCTGATGGACAAGTGGGTCGGCGAGTCCGAACGCGCGGTGCGCGAGCTGTTCCGCCGGGCCGCGGAGGCCGCGCCCGCGCTGATCTTCCTGGACGAGATCGACGCGCTGGCTCCGCGCCGCGGCCAGTCGTCCGACTCGGGTGTCGCCGACCGGGTGGTCGCCGCCCTGCTCACCGAGCTCGACGGCGTCGAGCCGATGCGCGAAGTCGTCGTCCTGGGTGCGACGAACCGGCCGGAGCTCGTCGACCCGGCGCTGCTGCGGCCCGGCCGGCTCGAGCGCCGCGTCTACGTGCCGCCGCCGGACGCCGAGTCCCGCGCGGCGATCCTCGCGGCCAGTTCGAAGAACACCCCGCTGGCCGACGACGTCGACCTCGCCGCGGTGGCGTCCACTCTGGACGGTTACTCGGCGGCCGACTGCGCGGCGCTGATCCGCGAAGCGGCGTTGACGGCGATGCGCGAGTCGCTGGAGGCCCGCGAAGTCACCGCGGCGCACCTCGATGCGGCTCGGAAGACGGTCCGGCCGAGCCTCGACCCGGCTCAGCTGGCCACGCTGGAGGCGTACGCGAAGACCCAGGCCGGGGAGTGA
- a CDS encoding LytR C-terminal domain-containing protein, which translates to MSVFSGMSRPMKAAGVALIGVAIIAAVIGGISALGGGNGSNEAGPSGTSTQPGTSGGSSSTPPSTSSSASSSSSASSSSPTPPSPSSPPPGQATSPAPGGPGPGPGQPGGDQQASNKWVTVRVFNNSTIKGLADRAAEDFRGSGWNVNEVSNYSQGIIPTTTAFYRPGTDEEAAAKQLAQEFGIKAEPRFEGIQSASPGVIVIVTKEYQSGHKGS; encoded by the coding sequence ATGAGTGTGTTTTCGGGAATGTCCCGGCCGATGAAGGCCGCGGGTGTCGCGTTGATCGGCGTGGCGATCATCGCCGCCGTCATCGGCGGCATCTCCGCGCTGGGCGGGGGCAACGGGTCGAACGAAGCCGGGCCGAGCGGCACGTCGACGCAGCCGGGCACGTCCGGCGGGTCGTCGTCGACGCCACCGTCGACGTCGTCTTCGGCATCGTCGTCGAGCTCGGCGAGCTCTTCGTCGCCCACGCCGCCGTCACCGAGCTCGCCGCCGCCCGGCCAGGCGACGTCGCCCGCCCCCGGTGGCCCCGGCCCCGGCCCCGGTCAGCCGGGTGGTGACCAGCAGGCGTCCAACAAGTGGGTGACCGTCCGGGTGTTCAACAACTCGACGATCAAGGGCCTGGCGGACCGGGCGGCGGAGGACTTCCGCGGGTCCGGGTGGAACGTCAACGAGGTCAGCAACTACTCCCAGGGCATCATCCCGACGACGACGGCGTTCTACCGCCCGGGCACCGACGAGGAAGCCGCGGCCAAGCAGCTCGCGCAGGAGTTCGGCATCAAGGCCGAGCCCCGCTTCGAGGGCATCCAGAGCGCGAGCCCCGGGGTGATCGTCATCGTGACGAAGGAATACCAGTCGGGCCACAAGGGCAGCTGA
- a CDS encoding DUF3263 domain-containing protein, with product MDAAESMAEPQPSPPKPVPGLTEREVEILAFERQWWRHAGAKENAIRERFDLSATRYYQLLNKLLEKPEAIEADPMLVKRLRKTRAARQRKRGARRLGIELK from the coding sequence ATGGACGCCGCGGAGTCGATGGCTGAGCCGCAGCCGTCGCCGCCGAAGCCCGTGCCCGGCCTGACCGAACGCGAGGTCGAGATCCTCGCCTTCGAGCGCCAATGGTGGCGGCACGCCGGGGCGAAGGAGAACGCCATCCGCGAACGCTTCGACTTGTCTGCGACGCGCTACTACCAGCTGCTCAACAAGCTGCTGGAGAAGCCGGAGGCGATCGAAGCGGACCCGATGCTGGTGAAGCGGCTGCGCAAGACCCGCGCCGCCCGCCAGCGCAAGCGAGGCGCCCGGCGACTGGGGATCGAGCTGAAATGA
- a CDS encoding peptide deformylase, with product MTIHPIVIAGEPVLHQPTREITEFDEKLRTLVDDMFETMYAAEGVGLAANQIGLDLRVFVYDCPDDEGVRHKGVVVNPKLETSEIPETMPDPDDDWEGCLSAPGESYPTGRAKWAKVTGSDIEGNPIEVEGTGYFARCLQHETDHLDGYIYLDRLVGRHARAAKKMLKSNKWGVPGNSWLPPRTPEDDGAVI from the coding sequence GTGACCATCCACCCCATCGTTATCGCCGGCGAACCCGTGCTGCACCAGCCGACTCGGGAGATCACCGAGTTCGACGAGAAGCTGCGCACGCTCGTGGACGACATGTTCGAGACGATGTACGCGGCCGAGGGCGTCGGCCTCGCGGCCAACCAGATCGGCCTCGATCTGCGGGTGTTCGTCTACGACTGCCCGGACGACGAAGGCGTGCGGCACAAGGGCGTCGTGGTCAACCCGAAGCTCGAGACGTCGGAGATCCCGGAGACCATGCCGGACCCGGACGACGACTGGGAGGGCTGCCTCTCGGCACCCGGCGAGTCGTACCCGACCGGCCGGGCCAAGTGGGCGAAGGTGACCGGCTCGGACATCGAGGGCAACCCGATCGAGGTCGAGGGCACCGGTTACTTCGCGCGCTGCCTGCAGCACGAGACCGATCACCTGGACGGGTACATCTACCTCGACCGCCTGGTCGGGCGGCACGCGCGCGCCGCGAAGAAGATGCTGAAGTCCAACAAGTGGGGCGTGCCGGGCAACTCGTGGCTGCCGCCGCGGACCCCCGAGGACGACGGCGCCGTCATCTGA
- a CDS encoding glycoside hydrolase family 15 protein, giving the protein MRKLIFGALAGLLVTGLIPATAAAQGEAPGAPGAHPSWLPANKTGFGTAHDRSSNVWFTLQGGQLSEVYYPDLSTPSIRSMDFVVTDGRSFAVTDYSAKSQQVRRTDDDSLAYEQTVTDDQHRWRLRKTYVTDPGATTVLVDVDFQSLTGRPYQLYAVADPDLTNDGSDDSAARARDAVTAQDASNATALTAKPAFTATSVGYAGASDGNTQLAKTFKLGQYDTAARGNVVLTGRTSADGVRDRHVTVALGMGAKAGDALKSAQASQRRGFRDIARAYDRGWQQYLRGVAKPPSSLKTGAERDLYQASMLTLAASEDKHHPGAFIASPSMPWRFGNNDPEWSPSGTYHLVWPRDLYQIATGLAAGGDTAAANRAVTYMFGTQQQPDGHLPQNSRVDGVPYWTSIQLDETAFPIVLAQQLGRNDLWPGVRKAADFILGYRGPDGQPSPYTQQERWEEQDGWSPSTIASVIAGLVCAADIASHNGAAADAARYLAAADKMKADLPKQTITTNGPLSKDPYFVRLTKDANANAGTTYNLGNSSVTMDQRAVTDAGFLDLVRLGVYRADDPVIRNSIRVTDKDIAFTTPTGQFWHRYTKDGYGEQADGSPWDYTFPAESRTTFGRLWPLLAGERGEYELALGDPSSAARRLRHLGRVSSSAETMPEQVWDENPPSGQTGFPAGTPTTSATPLAWTHAQYVRLAWDVKAGSVLETPRVVRCHFLGC; this is encoded by the coding sequence ATGCGCAAACTCATCTTCGGCGCCCTCGCCGGGCTGCTGGTCACCGGTCTGATCCCGGCGACCGCGGCGGCGCAAGGGGAGGCTCCCGGTGCGCCCGGGGCCCATCCCAGCTGGCTACCGGCGAACAAAACCGGGTTCGGGACCGCGCACGACCGGTCCAGCAACGTCTGGTTCACCCTCCAGGGCGGGCAGCTGTCCGAGGTCTACTACCCGGACCTGTCCACGCCCAGCATCCGCTCGATGGACTTCGTCGTCACGGACGGCCGCAGCTTCGCCGTCACCGACTACTCGGCGAAGTCGCAGCAGGTCCGGCGGACCGACGACGACAGTCTGGCTTACGAGCAGACCGTCACCGACGACCAGCACCGCTGGCGCCTCCGCAAGACCTACGTCACCGACCCGGGCGCCACGACCGTGCTGGTGGACGTCGACTTCCAGTCGCTCACCGGGCGGCCCTACCAGCTCTACGCGGTCGCCGACCCGGACCTCACCAACGACGGCTCCGACGACTCGGCCGCCCGCGCACGTGACGCCGTCACCGCGCAGGACGCCTCGAACGCCACCGCGCTCACCGCGAAGCCCGCGTTCACCGCGACCAGCGTCGGCTACGCGGGCGCGTCCGACGGGAACACCCAGCTCGCCAAGACGTTCAAGCTCGGCCAATACGACACCGCGGCCAGGGGCAACGTCGTGCTGACCGGCCGGACGAGCGCCGACGGCGTCCGCGACCGGCACGTCACCGTCGCCCTCGGCATGGGTGCGAAGGCCGGCGACGCGCTCAAGAGCGCGCAGGCGTCGCAGCGACGCGGCTTCCGCGACATCGCGCGGGCCTACGACCGCGGCTGGCAGCAGTATCTGCGCGGGGTCGCCAAGCCGCCGTCGTCGCTGAAGACCGGCGCCGAGCGCGACCTCTACCAGGCGTCGATGCTGACGCTCGCCGCGAGCGAGGACAAGCACCACCCCGGCGCCTTCATCGCATCGCCGAGCATGCCGTGGCGGTTCGGGAACAACGACCCGGAGTGGTCGCCGTCGGGCACCTACCACCTGGTCTGGCCGCGTGACCTCTACCAGATCGCGACCGGGCTGGCCGCCGGCGGCGACACGGCCGCCGCGAACCGCGCCGTGACGTACATGTTCGGCACGCAGCAGCAGCCCGACGGGCACCTGCCGCAGAACAGCCGGGTCGACGGCGTGCCGTACTGGACGTCGATCCAGCTCGACGAGACCGCGTTCCCGATCGTGCTGGCCCAGCAGCTCGGCCGGAACGACCTGTGGCCCGGCGTCCGCAAGGCCGCCGATTTCATCCTCGGCTACCGGGGCCCGGACGGGCAGCCGTCGCCGTACACCCAGCAGGAGCGGTGGGAGGAGCAGGACGGCTGGTCCCCGTCGACCATCGCCTCGGTGATCGCCGGGCTCGTCTGCGCCGCGGACATCGCTTCGCACAACGGCGCGGCCGCCGACGCCGCGCGCTACCTCGCCGCGGCCGACAAGATGAAGGCCGACCTGCCCAAGCAGACGATCACCACGAACGGGCCGCTGTCGAAGGACCCGTACTTCGTCCGGCTCACCAAGGACGCGAACGCGAACGCCGGAACGACGTACAACCTCGGCAACTCGAGCGTGACGATGGACCAGCGCGCGGTCACCGACGCGGGCTTCCTCGACCTGGTCCGGCTCGGCGTCTACCGCGCGGACGACCCGGTGATCCGCAACAGCATCCGGGTGACCGACAAGGACATCGCCTTCACCACACCGACCGGCCAGTTCTGGCATCGCTACACGAAGGACGGCTACGGCGAGCAGGCCGACGGCTCGCCGTGGGACTACACGTTCCCGGCGGAGAGCCGCACGACGTTCGGCCGGCTCTGGCCGCTGCTCGCCGGCGAACGCGGCGAGTACGAACTGGCGCTCGGCGACCCGTCGTCGGCCGCGCGGCGGCTGCGTCACCTCGGCCGGGTGAGCAGCTCGGCGGAGACCATGCCGGAGCAGGTGTGGGACGAGAACCCGCCGTCCGGGCAGACCGGCTTCCCGGCCGGCACGCCCACGACGTCGGCGACCCCGCTGGCCTGGACGCACGCCCAGTACGTCCGGCTCGCCTGGGACGTCAAGGCGGGCTCGGTCCTGGAGACGCCTCGAGTGGTCCGCTGCCACTTCCTCGGCTGCTGA
- a CDS encoding trypsin-like peptidase domain-containing protein, whose protein sequence is MDDAMDAYSRAVSTVAKTVTPHVAGVQLARGSGSAVVFADDGHLLTNAHVVSDHRRGAVTFADGSEVPFDVVGADPLSDLAVLRARGGTPAAAVLGDADRLVVGQLVVAVGNPLGFSGTVTAGVVSALGRALPVRQGRTTRVIEDVIQTDAALNPGNSGGALADSAGRVVGINTAVAGVGLGLAVPINPTTRRIIDTLVVEGRVRRAYLGVVGVPAPLPDDIAERTGQRAGLRVREVVSGGPAERAGLRAGDLVLTVGRTRVSDAQGIQRQLFAEVIGTALPITVLRNGAMVDVYATPAELVG, encoded by the coding sequence ATGGACGACGCGATGGACGCCTATTCGCGCGCGGTCAGCACGGTCGCCAAGACCGTCACCCCGCACGTCGCCGGGGTGCAGCTCGCGCGGGGCAGCGGCTCGGCCGTCGTCTTCGCCGACGACGGCCACCTGCTCACCAACGCCCACGTCGTCAGCGACCACCGGCGGGGAGCCGTCACCTTCGCCGACGGCAGCGAAGTGCCCTTCGACGTCGTCGGCGCCGATCCGCTCTCCGACCTCGCCGTGCTGCGGGCGCGGGGCGGGACACCGGCGGCCGCCGTGCTCGGCGACGCCGACCGGCTCGTCGTCGGGCAGCTCGTCGTGGCCGTCGGGAATCCGCTCGGGTTCTCCGGGACCGTCACCGCCGGGGTCGTCAGCGCGCTCGGGCGGGCGCTGCCGGTCCGGCAGGGGCGCACCACCCGCGTGATCGAGGACGTCATCCAGACCGACGCCGCCCTCAACCCCGGCAACTCCGGCGGCGCGCTCGCCGACTCCGCCGGGCGGGTCGTCGGCATCAACACCGCCGTCGCCGGGGTCGGGCTCGGGCTCGCCGTGCCGATCAACCCGACGACGCGGCGGATCATCGACACGCTCGTCGTCGAGGGCCGGGTGCGGCGCGCGTACCTCGGCGTCGTCGGGGTGCCCGCGCCACTGCCGGACGACATCGCCGAGCGCACCGGGCAGCGCGCCGGGCTGCGGGTGCGCGAAGTCGTGTCCGGCGGCCCGGCCGAGCGGGCGGGCCTGCGCGCCGGCGACCTCGTGCTGACCGTCGGGCGCACCCGCGTCTCGGACGCCCAAGGCATCCAGCGGCAGCTGTTCGCGGAAGTGATCGGCACCGCACTGCCGATCACCGTGCTGCGCAACGGCGCCATGGTCGACGTCTA